Part of the Aquimarina sp. MAR_2010_214 genome is shown below.
ATTGCTTTTATTTTCATGTTTATAAGCCCTGTTATCATCCATTCGGCTTTTAAGAATCAAGACCATCCATTATATATACCTATTTTGATTTTAGGATTAGCAGGTGCTGGTTTTGCTATATTTATGGCTTTTAGAGGCCTAAGAACTATTATGGATTCGTTTTTCGGAAAAAAATGATTTCTGGCCTAGTTTGTCTCTAGCATTACCTTATACTAATTTATTTTGTCGACATATTAATATCATTACGATTTATATGCAATATGAACTACCTATTATACATAATAAGTAGCTCATATAAGTAAGACTATATTAGTATACCCATCCAACTACTCCTTCATATTTTAACCCTGCATTGATTCCTTCTGAATAATTTTTGGTAAATAAATGATCCGAGTTTCTGGCATCATAAAAACGATATAGTTTTCTTTTTCCATTACCTGGTTTCTTTTGTATTAAAACAAATTGTCCCCTAACAGCATCTCTCCAACCTCTATTTACCAAATTCAAAAACTCTGTAGTGTTAGTTGTTAACACAAAATCTGTTTTGCTAGGATGTAGCATAAAATACATATCACTGTATAAAGCCTTATTAATTTCTCTAGGGTTTTTAACTACTGGAGTTCTAAAAGCGACCCCTTCTCTTCTTCCAATACCAACTCCTAATCCTCCCTGTGTTTTGTAGGTATGTAGTGATCCTCTTCCACTATAATATCTATATACATTTTCATATCGAAATGTACTTGCTTTACCATTTGTATTTTCTGATGGCTCAATTTCTGTTGTTTCAAATGATTGCTCTGGCAATTGTTCTTGATCTTCAGTTTCACATGAAGTTAAGATAAAGGCAATACTTAAAATTGAAAATATAAATTTACTTTTTTTCATACCGTATAAGGTTTTAATATTAATATTCATTTCTGAGAATAAATATATACAACCTGAAAAATCAAAAGAATACTATGAGGATATATGTTAAGATTTTGTGGACGAACAACCTTAATAAGTGGGCTTATGTTTAAAAAAAATGAATATGTTGATTTATTTAATAGTATACTAATCAGAATTTTATAACTTATAGACTATATCACTTTTAATCTTTTATACAGTTCTTCTTTAAATGTACGCCCGATAGGAATATGATGACTATTTATGTCTATAATCTGATCAGGTTCATAGAAAGAGTCTATTTTCTCCCAATTAATTATATATGACCGATGCGTCTGTACAAAAGTCTTATTATCTAATAATTTAAGTAAACTAAGAATAGAATATCTTACTGAAAGTTTTTTATTATCAGAAGTAATTATTGAGCAATAGTTTTTAGAATCTGTATGCGCAAAAAGAATCGTATCTAATGCTACTTTTATTAATTTATTACCACTTTTAATAAAAACGACAGAAGGTTCTTCTCTATCTTTTTTATTGTTGGTACTACTTTTTTCTGCAAGAATAAGAGCAGCTTGCAAATCCTTTTCATTTATTGGTTTGGTAATATAGGCAATAGGAGAAATCTCAGCAGCTTCAGACATTACTTCTACATTGCAATCAAAGGTAGTAAACAAAACAGGGATTTTATATAGTGATTTAATTCTCTTTCCTAATTTAATCCCAGATTGTTTCCCATTAAGATGTATATCCAGTACTACTGCATCTGGCATGAGTTTTCCTATTTGTTCCTGCGCTTCAAAAGGATCATCAGAATTACCAATACAAGTATGCCCCAACGTTTCTAATGTTATACTAATATCTTCAAGATGAAACATATCATCTTCTACTATATATAGATTCATAATTTATGCAGTTCTGGATTCTATAGCTTTTTCTTGTTCTAATTCTATAGCGTTGGCTATTGGAAAACTTAAATCGAATCGTGTTCCTATTCTTCTCTTAGAAGATACTTTTATTACACCTTTATGCATGTTTACAAAACGATATACAAGATTAAGACCAAGTCCTGTTCCTTTTTCTCCTTGAGTCCCAATACTAGTTTGCCCTTCTTTTAATGTAAAAACATACTGTAGTTGTTCTTCGGTCATCCCAACTCCAGTATCACTAACCGAACATACTAACGTATTAAAGTCTCTTTTAAATTCAATTTCTATATTTCCGTTTTCGGTATACTTTAATGCATTACCAATAAGGTTTCTAAATATCACATGAAATGCTCCTTTATCAAACTTGATTGATACATCTTTGTGGTATTTTAGTTTGATATTTGTGTTTTTATAAGTAGCCTGTTGTTCAAAACCTTTAATAATCTCATCAAACTGTTCTTTAACAGATAATCGTTCAGGATGTATTCGATAACCTTTCATTTGTTCTAAAGACCAGTTTAGTAAATTATCTAGCATATTTGAAAGACTCTCTGAGTTTTTTTCAAGTTCATTTGAAAGTTCGATTGTACGCTCATGATTTCCTTTATCTATATGATGTTTTAAAATCTTTCCAGATCGTTGAAACGGAATTATCATACCTCTAAGATCATGAGCTATTATAGAAAAAAGTCTGTTTTTAACTCGATTTGTAGCTGTAAGTTCTTTTTGTTGTTTGCGTAATTTTCTATATGACAAAACACCTATTATTAATATCAATAAAAGAAATACTGAGGCTAGAAGATATAGGTTTTGTTTCGTTTTTTCTTTTTCTGCAATTTGTTCTTTTTCTTCTTTTTCTCGGTTGAGATTTATAATTGTCAGTTCTTTCTTTTTTGTATTGTATTTTTTTTCAAGATTTGCTACTTTAAACTTAACATCACTATTAGATAAAGAATCTTTTATTCTATTATATTGAGTATAATGAAATAAAGCTTTTTCAAAATTGCCAGTACTTTCAAAATATCGTTTTGAATTATCGTGCCAATCTTGTGTATCCCCAGGTAATTTTGTATCTAATACCAGTTCTTCTAATTCTTCTAAAAATCCTTTTACTTTTTTATAATCTTTCTTATTGAAATTAATTCGCAACATAGCAAGAAGACTCTCCTTAAGTGATCGATCTATTTGTATTATTTTTGAGATGGTATATGCCTGATTAAAATATTGCTCAGCTAATTTATAATCTTCAAAACCTTCATAATATATCAATCCTTTATCACGAAGACACTCTCCTATCTGAAAATCACTCTTAAGTTTTTTTGCCAACACCAATGCCAAATCTATATTCTCCAATGCTTTTTCATAGCTTTTCAAATTTCGCTGTTGTCGAGATAAAATGATATAGTTAAGTAATAATATCCGATCATTATTGTCTTTTTTACATCGTTCGATTCCTATATTTATATAATACAAAGCAGTTTCATACTGTTTTAAAGTATTATAAGATACTCCCAAGACATAATAAGTATTAACAATATCCTGAGAACCGTATTCTTCTTTTAATTCTAATGCTTTTAGAAAGTTTTCTACAGCCAGTTCATACTCTTTAATATGATAATACTGAACCCCTATATTTTGATGCAAATTAGGAATATTAGAAGTTATATCAAATCTAATAGCTACCTGCAAAGCTGAATCCGAATAGGTAATGGCTAACTCTTTTTTATATTCGGCACTAGAGAGGTTTTGCATTTGATTATAATAGCCTACCCAATACATACTTTCTGGGTATTTTTTTAGGGCATCTCGAGATTTCTTAAGTAGTAATTTTGCTTTTACCAACTGATTATCAACTATATAAAGTCCACCTTTATCAGAATACAAATCCCCTATTTGTTCATAATCATTGATCTCTTTACCCAGAATTATGGCTTGATCTACATAGTAAAAAGCTGAATCTATATTGAGTTTTCTTTTATAGACTGTAGAATTTTCTCTTAATATTTCAACTTTACATGAAGGAGCAACTTTTGAAAAATAAAATTTATTCAGGTTTAATAACAAATCTCCATTTGATGTAGTATCCTTTATACTTTTCCACTCTGCACAATAATCTTTTTCAGTTTGTGCTTGGGTAGCAACATTTATTAAAAGAAGAATAAGTAAGTATAATGCTTTTTGAATAGTCATGGTTGATAGTTTGATTTATCCTGTGTAATTCTTATTGTCTCTTAATTAATTATTTAATTTTCATCGATTTAAATACGTCATACCAATATCTAATCCATTAGCCAATTCATATAAACTTGTAGCTTCAAGCATATTCTTTAAGTTTTTTCTGACTAACAAAAATTTATCGTGCACTGGACATGGTTTATGAGCATTACATTCCTTTAACCCAAGTCCACAACCACTATAAATATTAGCTCCATCAATAGCATACACAATCTCTTCTAGCATTATTTCACTAATTCTTTTCTCTTCTATTAAAAACCCTCCTTTAGGACCTTTGATAGAATCTAAAATTTTATTTTTCACTAATTGCTGAAGTATTTTAGCGGTAAAAGCCTCAGGGGAATTAATTTCTTTAGTAATAGCTTTTAGGTTTGTGCACTTACTTTGTAATGATTGTTGTGCAACATAAATCGAAGCTTTAATACCATATTCACAAGCTTTAGAAAACATACTTTTTTTTTAATACGACCGAATATATGTATCTTATTTTAATTCGGATAAATTTATCCTAAATAAAACATGATTTTTAAAATTTTGTGAAATAGTTAACAAAAAACCTTTCTATTTTCAAAAGTCAATAAGAATTTCTTGAAACGAACTATCCTCAAGGCAGAGCATCAAGGAATTCTTTTTGATTAAAACATTCATCTACATTATCCTTACATTCATCCACATATACAACACAAACATCCACTTCTTGGTTTTATTCTTTATCTAGTAAAATACATTTACATCGACAAAAATTATATAGGGAATCATTTTTAAAAATTTAAATGAACAAAAAACTTATGAAAAAAATTAATTTAACCCCAGTAATATTATTTGCAGCTTTTGCGCTAGCTCTTAGTTCTTGCAACAAAGATGATGATGCAGTTCCTGTGGTCACTCCCGAAGGAACTGAAAACATTTCTCTCTCATTATCCAAAGGGTATACTGAGGATTTGGGAGAAGATATAAATGCATTTAACATTGAAATATTCTTAGTTTCTAATGAAATGACTTTTAATACTGATTCAGGAGAATTTCAAGGAAATGGAACTGTGTTAGAATTTGATTTTCATTCCTCTACAAATACATTAGCTGCAGGAACTTATAGCTTTGAAGATTATACTACTGATAGATCTGCTCTTAAATTTGATGGAGACATTGATATCACTAATGGGAAAGGATTTTCTATAAAAGGAGGAACTGTAAAAATATCATATGATGGTGATCAAACTGTTTTAGAATATGATTTAATCCTTGATTCGATAAATACTGACAAAAATTCTACTACTAAAGGAAGTTTCAAAGGTTTATTAGCCATTATAGAATAAAAACGAAATTCTACTAAATCAAAAAACTGCATTAGTATCTTAAAGCTAATGTAGTTTCTATTTCTTTATTATTCAATACTAAATCCCTTCTCTTCTACTAATCGGTGTTGTTGGGTTATATCCAAAACCAGGAATTTTTATTTCTATTCCTAATCGATTAAGAATATACCCAATAGTTGCATAATGATGTACTGCATGACTATTGGCATGAGCAAGGATACTCTCTAACGTATAGTTTACAGTTACTTTTCCTTGTCCCAAATTATCAGTAACATGAATTAAATACTCTGTATTTATATCAATATAGGATTGTAATGTTTCCTGAAGTTGGTATATATGATGTATTGCAGATTCTTTATCTGTAGACAATATTTCATCTCGCTTACGAGCAGTTAGATCAATGTTATTAGAATCTAACCCATTAATTATACAATCAAAAAAATCGAGGATATGACGTATATGCGACCCTATACTAGAGTAATATGGACCAACCGAACTGTTTTGATATGTAGTAGAATCTATAGCATTAAGTAAGTCTACAGCACTACTAAGATTATAATTTATTGAAGAGATAACTAATTGTTTCATGAGCCGTTTAGACGTAAGATAGATAACTAACTTACAAATTTTATAGATATGGTCATAAATTTAATTTTAAAAAAAGTTATTTTATGAATAATATTACGTGTAAATCATCGTTTAAATTATTGATTTACAATAACAATCATCCTGCTTTCTCACACCCAGTAGGACATTTATCACCAAAAACAAGGTTTATCCGTAAAAATTAAGTTAAAATGCGTATTTCATCGATTAATGACTGTTTTTTTTGGATGTTACATATAAAATATTGTATTATTGTTGTGTGATTTAAAAGCCCCCAAAGAATGAAAAAAATTGCACTTATACTGTTTTTGCTATGTTTTATCCCCAAAACTAACGCCCAAGATATATACGACGATGCCTTAACTGCTGCCAGTTATGCATACTCGCACAGTAAAAAAGCACATGGGGCAAATAACGTTTTTCATACTCAAGAATACGCAGATAAAGCTATAGAAGCTTTCCAGAAAGTAGAAGATCTTTCAGATAAATGTGGCTGCAAAAAAGCCAATGAGACTGCATATACAGCTAGAGTTGATATGGAAAGTTCTCTAGAACAGGATACTTATGAGCGTAGTAGATATTTCGCTAAGCGTGCTAAGGAATTAGGGTCTAAATTACTAGAACAATTAACTTTTTGCCAAGCCAATAGTGGTAGTAACTACACAGATGCAGAAGAAGCCTCTACAGCAGAAGAAAACGAATTAGCAGAAGCTACTCAAGAAGTTGCCAGTAAACAAAAAGAATTAGAAGAAAAACGTCGTCAGTTAGAACTTGAACAACAAAAACTTGAACAACAAATAGCTGAGCAAAATAAGATAAAAGCCGATTTTGAAGCTAAACGAGCTGCTGAATTAAAAGCACAGTCATTGATGAAATCAAAAGCTGAAACAGCATTACAAAAATTAGAAAATGCACTACAAGAATTAAGCGTAGTACTAAACGAAGAATCTAAATTTGAATCACATGCTGATTATGTGCGAAGTGAAAATGATCTAAAAAACGAATCACTCGACGATACAAAAACATTTTATGTAAATAGAGCAAAAGAACTTACCCAAACCGCTATGCAACAATTTGCCGGTTATAATATGGTAGAAAATTAATTAACGCTGAATTTTATTTTGTAGCCCCAAAATAAAATTTTTACAAGCGACATCTCTCTTCTTGTGAGATGTCGTTTTTTTTTATCCTATTGTGAATAAAAAAAATGTTTAAAATCAATAATTATGGAATTATTCCCTATTTTTGGAATAATTCCATAATTATTGATTTGAGAACTATATTACATCTTGATCTGGACACATTCTATGTATCTGTAGAACGTATGATCAACAGTACTTTAAAAGAAAAACCACTCCTTGTTGGCGGGATCAGTGATCGTGGTGTTGTAGCTGCGTGCAGTTATGAAACCAGATCTTATGGTATACATTCTGGTATGTCTATGAAAATTGCCAAAGAACTATGCCCTGAGGCTGTTGTCATAAAAGGCAATGCTGGGACATATAGTAAATACTCTGACATGGTTACAGAAATCATCAAAGAGAATGTACCCGTATTCGAAAAATCAAGTATTGATGAATTCTATGCAGACCTTTCTGGTATGGACAAATTCTTTGGTACGTATAAATATTCTCTAGAGTTACGTCAAAAAGTTATTTCAGAAACAGGGCTTCCTATATCTTTTGGGCTTTCTGGTAATAAAGTAGTCTCTAAAGTAGCTACCAATGAAGCAAAACCTAATAACCAATTAAAAATAGATTTTGGTACAGAAAAACCATTTCTGGCCCCACTATCGGTTAAAAAAATTCCAATGGTGGGTAACAAAACATATCAAACTTTGCGAAATCTAGGGGTCCGCTATATAAAAACTATCCAAGATATGCCAGTAGACGTTATGAAAGGAGTACTTGGAGCAAACGGCCTTACCATCTGGAAAAGAGCTAATGGGATAGATAACACACCCGTCATTGCATTTTCTGAACGTAAATCAATCTCTACAGAAAGAACATTCGACAGAGATACTATAGACATATATAAACTTAAAAATCTCCTAATAGCAATGACAGAAAACCTCTCCTATCAATTGCGAAGAGGAAATAAATTAACCGCTTGCATTGCTGTAAAAATCAGATATTCTGACTTTAATACATATACCAAGCAACTTAAAATACCATACACCAGTGCAGATCATATTCTTATCCCAAAAATTCTGGAAATATTCGAAAAACTATATCAAAAACGATTATTAATTCGATTAATAGGCA
Proteins encoded:
- a CDS encoding DUF6095 family protein; the encoded protein is MEPKRTNKELLGKGVQRMAIAFIFMFISPVIIHSAFKNQDHPLYIPILILGLAGAGFAIFMAFRGLRTIMDSFFGKK
- a CDS encoding LytTR family DNA-binding domain-containing protein encodes the protein MNLYIVEDDMFHLEDISITLETLGHTCIGNSDDPFEAQEQIGKLMPDAVVLDIHLNGKQSGIKLGKRIKSLYKIPVLFTTFDCNVEVMSEAAEISPIAYITKPINEKDLQAALILAEKSSTNNKKDREEPSVVFIKSGNKLIKVALDTILFAHTDSKNYCSIITSDNKKLSVRYSILSLLKLLDNKTFVQTHRSYIINWEKIDSFYEPDQIIDINSHHIPIGRTFKEELYKRLKVI
- a CDS encoding ATP-binding protein produces the protein MTIQKALYLLILLLINVATQAQTEKDYCAEWKSIKDTTSNGDLLLNLNKFYFSKVAPSCKVEILRENSTVYKRKLNIDSAFYYVDQAIILGKEINDYEQIGDLYSDKGGLYIVDNQLVKAKLLLKKSRDALKKYPESMYWVGYYNQMQNLSSAEYKKELAITYSDSALQVAIRFDITSNIPNLHQNIGVQYYHIKEYELAVENFLKALELKEEYGSQDIVNTYYVLGVSYNTLKQYETALYYINIGIERCKKDNNDRILLLNYIILSRQQRNLKSYEKALENIDLALVLAKKLKSDFQIGECLRDKGLIYYEGFEDYKLAEQYFNQAYTISKIIQIDRSLKESLLAMLRINFNKKDYKKVKGFLEELEELVLDTKLPGDTQDWHDNSKRYFESTGNFEKALFHYTQYNRIKDSLSNSDVKFKVANLEKKYNTKKKELTIINLNREKEEKEQIAEKEKTKQNLYLLASVFLLLILIIGVLSYRKLRKQQKELTATNRVKNRLFSIIAHDLRGMIIPFQRSGKILKHHIDKGNHERTIELSNELEKNSESLSNMLDNLLNWSLEQMKGYRIHPERLSVKEQFDEIIKGFEQQATYKNTNIKLKYHKDVSIKFDKGAFHVIFRNLIGNALKYTENGNIEIEFKRDFNTLVCSVSDTGVGMTEEQLQYVFTLKEGQTSIGTQGEKGTGLGLNLVYRFVNMHKGVIKVSSKRRIGTRFDLSFPIANAIELEQEKAIESRTA
- a CDS encoding Rrf2 family transcriptional regulator translates to MFSKACEYGIKASIYVAQQSLQSKCTNLKAITKEINSPEAFTAKILQQLVKNKILDSIKGPKGGFLIEEKRISEIMLEEIVYAIDGANIYSGCGLGLKECNAHKPCPVHDKFLLVRKNLKNMLEATSLYELANGLDIGMTYLNR
- a CDS encoding DinB family protein translates to MKQLVISSINYNLSSAVDLLNAIDSTTYQNSSVGPYYSSIGSHIRHILDFFDCIINGLDSNNIDLTARKRDEILSTDKESAIHHIYQLQETLQSYIDINTEYLIHVTDNLGQGKVTVNYTLESILAHANSHAVHHYATIGYILNRLGIEIKIPGFGYNPTTPISRREGI
- a CDS encoding DNA polymerase IV, which encodes MINSTLKEKPLLVGGISDRGVVAACSYETRSYGIHSGMSMKIAKELCPEAVVIKGNAGTYSKYSDMVTEIIKENVPVFEKSSIDEFYADLSGMDKFFGTYKYSLELRQKVISETGLPISFGLSGNKVVSKVATNEAKPNNQLKIDFGTEKPFLAPLSVKKIPMVGNKTYQTLRNLGVRYIKTIQDMPVDVMKGVLGANGLTIWKRANGIDNTPVIAFSERKSISTERTFDRDTIDIYKLKNLLIAMTENLSYQLRRGNKLTACIAVKIRYSDFNTYTKQLKIPYTSADHILIPKILEIFEKLYQKRLLIRLIGIRFSHLVSGNYQINLFDDSEKQLNLYQALDTIRIRYGDRSVIRAAAIGSTTIGRMQNPFNGEPPIVLAHRKQ